ATATCTCCAATTTTTGCGGTACCGTTTCTTCCTTCGTTATAGTTTTTGGTTCCATCAGGATGATCCCAATAAGCAAATTTCGAAAGGTTCAGATTATATCCGTTTCTTGACAAAAACTTGTTTGCATCTTCCAAATTTTCGAAATACACTACATGACGATTTTTATTCAGTTTCAACCGATTATCAAAATAAATTCGATCTTCTTGTGCATCTCTTTGTCTATCGTTGTTAACACGCATGGTGTATTTGTTTCCAATAACTCGTTTATTGAGTTTTACAACGATGTCTTCATGTCCTTCTGTTAATTCACTAAGATTTGTTTCTTGAGCACTCCCAAAACCAACAAATAAAAGGGTTACTAAGGTTAAAAATGTATTTTTCATAGATAATATTTGTTTGACTAAAAACGTTTTCTGAATCCAAAAAATTGCTTCATTTTTCAAAATCTGCAATAAATATAAGACATTTTCGGCTATATTCGGATACAGATATTCTTTTCTTCTGTAAAGAAATGCAAGGCTTTAAATCCTCCTTCCCTACCTACTCCTGAGTTTTTTGCACCTCCAAATGGGGTTCTCAAGTCTCTTAATAACCAAGTATTAATCCATACAATTCCTGTATCTAATTGATGAGCTAATTGATGGGCTCTGGTTAAATCTTGTGTCCACAGAACGGCTGTAAGCCCATACTGAGTATCATTGGCTTGAGCCAAAACGTCTGTATCATTTTCAAATGGAATAATTGATACAACAGGTCCAAAAATCTCTTCTTGATTGACTCTATCACAGGTATTCAACTCTGCAATCACGGTAGGTTCTAGGTAAAATCCTTTTTCAAATCCTTCTGGATACACACGGTTTCCACCATGCAAAATTTCCCCTCCTTCTTCTTGGGCAAGTTCTATATAAGACATCACTTTCTCAAGATGTGGCTCAGAAACCAATGCACCCACTTTTGTATCCTCGGCAAGTGGATTTCCTACTTTGAGTTTTTTTACTCTTTCGAGAAATGCTTGGATAAAACGGTCATAAATTCCTTTCTGAACATAGATTCTAGATCCACAAAGGCAAATTTGTCCTTGGTTTGCAAATGAAGAACGCACCACTCCTTTGATCATTTGATCGAAATCGCAGTCATCAAAAACCATCACTGGGTTTTTCCCTCCAAGCTCTAATGAAAGTTTTTTAAACATTGGAGCGGCAATTTTTGCAATCTGCTCACCTGTTTTTGTTCCTCCCGTAAAGGAAATAGCTTTTATGTTTGGATGCTCTACAATAGCTTGTCCTACATTAGGACCCAAGCCATGAACAATATTGAGAACTCCAACTGGAAGCCCAGCTTCTTGGCATATTTTTGAAAATAAAAATGCGGTATATGGTGTCACTTCACTAGGTTTTGCTACCACACAATTTCCTGCTGCCAAAGCGGGAGCAATTTTCCATGTAAAAAGATATAGTGGCAAATTCCATGGAGAAATACAACCCACAACACCCAAAGGTTTTCTTTGTGTATAATTGATTGCCAAACCATCCATTTCGTAGGCTTTCTGGCTATCATGAAGAATAGCTGTAGCAAAAAATGCCATATTGGAAGCGGCTCTAGGGATATCTACAGATTTTGCCAATTTCAGAGGCTTTCCGTTATCTGTTGACTCTGCAAGTGCCAATTCTTCAAGATTTTCGGTAATTCCTTGTGAGATTTTCAAAAGAATTTCCGAGCGTTCTTGCTTACTCATTCCAGACCATACGGGAAACGCTTTTTCAGCTGCTTGGTAGGCTTTTTCTACATCTGGTTTATGACTCGATGCTATTTGAGAAAAAACCGAGCCTGTTGCTGGATTCACATTTTCTAACCATTCATTTGATTCGGCAGGAAAATGTGTTCCGTCAATATAATTAAGGATTTTCATACACTATGATTCTCTTACCGTTCTTTGTTCTATTCTCTTTTCGTAATCTACTCCTTGAAAAATTCTTTGAATATAAATTCCTGGAGTGTGAATTTGATTTGGATCTAATGTTCCTGCAGGTACTAGCTCTTCCACTTCTGCAATGGTAATTTTACCAGCTGTTGCCATCATGGGATTAAAATTTCTTGCAGTTCCTTTAAATATTAAATTTCCTGCGGTATCTCCTTTCCAAGCTTTTACAATGGCAAAATCGGCATCAAAAGCTTCTTCCATTAAATAGGTCTTCCCATTGAATTCTCTAGTTTCCTTACCTTCAGCAACTTCTGTTCCTACTCCTGCTGGTGTGAAAAATGCTGGAATTCCTGCACCTGCGGCTCTACATCTTTCTGCAAGAGTTCCTTGTGGGATCAGTTCTACTTCTAGTTCGCCTGAAAGCAATTGACGCTCAAACTCGGCATTTTCTCCTACATAAGAAGAAATCATTTTTTTCACTTGCTTTTGTTGCAACATCAATCCTATTCCAAAATCATCTACTCCAGCGTTATTAGAAATACAAGTAAGTTCTTTTGTTCCTTGCTTAACTAAAGCGGAAATAGAATTTTCTGGGATTCCACAAAGTCCAAATCCTCCAAGCATGAGTGTCATTCCGTCTTGAATATCTTTTACGGCTTCTTCGGCATTGTTTACTGTTTTGTTGATCATGGCGTTTTGTTTTTATTAGAATTCTAAGTCTGGACTATCGATACCAAAAGAGGGATTATCTTGATCCTGATCTTTCTTTTTACAGTTTGTTTCTATGGTCATTTTCTGAGCAGGTCTTTCAAAACTTTTATCAGAAATATTCAGTGTTTTATCGGCGTAGGCCATTTTCATATACTCTGCCCAAATAGGAAGTGCCATATTAGCCCCTTGCCCATATTTGGTTTTTCTAAAACGAATGGCTTGATCTTCGTGCCCTGTCCAAACACCAGTTACGAGATTTGGTACAATTCCCATAAACCATCCATCTTTATTGCTTTGGGTTGTCCCGGTTTTTCCTGCAATGGGGTTATAGAATTTATATTTTGATCTTAATCTCGCTCCCGAACCATATTTTGAGACTCCTTCCATAAGTTTGAGCATTACATAAGCTTTCTCTTCACTCAAAACGGCTTTAGTTTCTGGGGCGTATTGATAAATAATGGTTCCATTTCTATCTTCAATTTTGGTAATATAAATCGGCTTTGTATAAATTCCTTTATTCGCAAATGCACCATAAGATCCTACCATTTCAAAGAGACTAATATCTGGTGTACCTAAACAAATACTCGGTGAACTTGGAATCTCTGATTCTATTCCTGCTTTACGTGCCAATTGAATAACTTTTTTAGGTCCTACTTTTTTCATTAGGAATGCAGTGATGGTATTTGTGGAGTTTGCCAATGCATCTGCCAAGCTTTTTTCCCCACCGTATTTTCCATCGGAGTTTTTGGGAATCCAATCTTTTCTTAAATTCCAGTTTTCTTTTTCAAAAACTACTTGCGCGTTTGGCACCATATCACATGGCGAAAAATTATGCTGATCTATAGCTGTTGCATACACAAATGGCTTAAAGGTAGAACCTACTTGTCTTCTTCCTTGATGTACATTATCATATTTAAAGACCGAGTGGTTTATTCCTCCCACCCACGCTTTTACAAAACCTGTTTGAGGATCCATACTCATCAATGAATGATGGAGAAACCATTTCATGTGTAAAATAGAATCCATGGGTGTTAATACAGTATCCACCATTCCTTTCATGGTGTAAAGACGCATTTTGGTTTTGGTATTAAAGGCTTTGTCAATTTCTTTTTGAGAAGCTCCCGCCTTTTTCATTACTCGGTAACGCTCCGTGCGTTTTTTACTTTGCTCTAAGTTCTTCTTGATCTTCTTTTTTGAATAATTCCAAGGCCATGGAGCACTTTTATAATAAGACATTCTTTTGTAGAATGTTTTCTGAAGTTCTTTATTGTGTTTAGAAACAGCTTTTTCAGCATATGCTTGAAGGCGCGAATCTATGGTTGTATGAATTCTCAATCCATCAGAATAAAGATTATAAGGCTCTCCATTGGGCTTTTTATTTTGCTTACACCAAGTGGTTAGTTCTTGACGAATAAATTCTCTAAAATAAGTTGAAAGTCCTGTATCATGACTTTCTCTTGTGTATTTTAAACCTAATGGTAAAGCTCTCAAACTATCTTTTTCTGCTTCGGTTATAAGTCCGTTTCTAAGCATTTGTCCAAAAACCGTATTTCTTCTGTTTAATGCTCTTTTGGGTCTTGAAAGCGGATTATACATGGAAGGGTTTTTAGCCATCCCGACTAATACGGCACATTCATGAAGCTCAAGATCTTTTGGATTGTCTTTATTAAAATAGATTTTTGATGCCGATTTGATTCCCACTGCTTGGCGAATAAAATCGAATTTATTGAAGTACATAGCAATAATTTCCTGTTTGGTATATTGCCTTTCCAATCGTGCTGAGATCACCCACTCTTTAAATTTCTGTTGTAACCTTCCTAGTTTACTTTTATCTCTTTCTCCCGTAAACAGCATTTTTGCAAGCTGCTGTGTAATGGTTGATGCTCCTCCTGTGTTTTTCCCAATGAGTCTTTTGAGCACCGCACGGCTTAATCCATAAGCATCAATTCCTGAGTGTTCATAAAAGCGTTCATCTTCTGTGGCTACGAGCGCTTTATGCAAATTATTGGGGAGTTCATAAAATTTTACTGGTGTTCTATTTTCTCTATAATATTTCCCTAACACTTTCCCATCTGTACTCATTACTTCTGTTGCAAAATTGTTTTCAGGGTGTTCGATATCTTCCACCGTTGGCAGGTCTCCAAACCATCCTAAAGAGGCGAAGAGCAAACCAAAACTGATGACAATTAATGGCAAAGTAATCACAATCCAAAATACACGTATAATTCTGGTAGTGAGTTTTTGTCTTGCTGTTCCTTCTGCGTCTAGTGCGAGTAACTTTACAAAAAGTGGACGAAGGAAAGTCCATATTTTATTTAATATTGATTTAATTTTTTCCATGTTCTATACTAATAGCTAATTTTTCAATTCCTGTTAGTTTTTCTGTTCTCATTGCTTGAGTAAGCTCAAGTTTATAATTTCCTTTCTGACGAAGATTTAAGGGATAATGAAGTAAAATGGTTTTAGAGTTAGACATTCCACTTCCCATCCATTTCCCATTTTTTTCTGCCAAATAATACTGCAAGGTATCTTTTTTTGTGCTAAAATCTGGAAAAGTAATCTTTGAGAAAAAGTAAATATTTTGAAAACGATAGTCATTATTGTGTTGTAGATGAATGAATAAATCCAAATCCTTTGTGTTTTCTTCATTCAAATCAAAGTTAAAAGAGTGAGATTCATCAGCATTCCATCCGTCTGAGTTTATGGTTTTAACCTCAGAAACAAACACTTCTGAACCGCAGGAATACAAAAGCATTCCTAATAAAAAAATAAGGATATTCTTTTTTAACATCTATTCTTTTTTGTCTTTAGGTTTTCTATAATTTCTTGGTTTTCTTTTGGGTTTTGCTCTGTTTGGTTTCTTATCCTCTGCTCCCGTTTTTTCTTGACCACCCATTTTATCTAGCATTTTGGCTATTCTTTTTTGGTGTTCTTCTTTGGAAACAGGTTTGTCATTCCTTTTATTGTTCGCTCTGTTTTTATTTGGGTGTTTCTTGGCAACGGCACCTTGTCCTTGGTTATTATTTTTGGGTTTTCCCCCATTGGCTGAAGCCGATTTCTTTTTTGGATTTCTATTGTTTGGTCGGTTATTAGACGGTTTTCGCTTATTGCGATTTCTGTTTTTATTACGATCCTTTTTCTGGGTATCAAAACGCGTCAAACTATCTTGCCCCACTACGTTTTCAAAGGTAAGACTTGCATCTTCCTCTTTTACAATAGCATAATCTTCTAGAGAATCTGGCTGAATTCCCTTTTTGTTCATCGCAATGATTTCTTTTACCTCTTCTATAGGTAATTCAAACCAATGCGTCATGATATCTTCTTTTACACAATACAAGATTTTACCTCCAAAAATATCTACCTTTTGGCTATAAGCTTTCCCTGCTTTTGTAAAAAGTGGCTGTTGTGTTGAAGGAAAATGCTGTAATGCATCCAAATAGGATTCCAATTCAAAATTGAGACAACATTTCAATTTTCCGCATTGCCCTGCAAGTTTTTGCGGGTTTAAGGAGAGTTGTTGATATCGAGCTGCCGAAGTATTTACTGATCGAAAGTCTGAAAGCCAAGAACTACAACAGAGTTCTCTACCACAAGACCCAATTCCTCCAAGTCTGGCAGACTCTTGCCTAGCTCCTATCTGGCGCATTTCGATTCTGATTTTAAAATCGGTAGCCATGACCTTTATCAGCTCTCTAAAGTCTACACGAGCATTTGCTGTATAATAAAAGGTGGCTTTGGTATTGTCGCCTTGGAATTCTACATCGGTTATTTTCATTTCTAAACCTAAATCCAATGCCATCAACCTTGTTTGGTGCATGGTTTCGTGCTCTCTACCACGGGCTATTTCCCATTTTTCTATATCGGCTTGACTTGCCTTTCGGTAGATTTTTTTGATGGATTCGTCTTTTCTCGAAATTCCTTTCCTACGCATTTGCAACCTTACGATATCTCCCACAAGGCTCACAATTCCTACATCATGTCCTGGTGCTCCTTCTACGCAAACGATATCTCCTACTTGCATCATCAGTTTGTTTTCATTTCGGAAAAACTCTTTTCTTCCGTTTTTAAAACTGACTTCTATGATATTTAAATTCGGGTTTTGAACACCGCTTAACCAGTTAAATACAGGCAATTTACCATGACATACGCCACAACCACCACCTGAGGTACCACAGCCTCCTCCCGAAGAACTACTACATCCGTTACATCCCATTGGATTCTATTTTTAGTTTCCTATGAAGATTTCTTGCTATTTTGAATGCTAGATCCAAAAAAACAATTTTTGCATTGGCATTTCTTGCTATATGCTTGCTTGCCAATTCCAATTCTTCTATAATCTCTTGATAATTTTGAGCATGTATAAAAGGACTAAATTTCGATAAATCGAATTGAACATCTTTTAGGCGAAAACTTGACAACTGATCCATTTGATAATTTGCCAAAAATGATTTTCGGATATATTGTGCCGAAAAATCTAAAAATTTTATTTGTTTTCCTCTTCCAAGTTTTGACATTTCAGACACCCAAAGCACGAGTTTATCTAGGCTTTTCTTTTGTAAAGCTTGAAAACTCAGTCGCATCCATTGGACAAACAATTGAGAATACAATTGTAAATCTTCTGAATCTTGTAACCATCTTATTGCCAAAGAAATATTACCATCAGCAACTACCGAAATATCTTCGGCTAAGTTTGGGTTTATATTTTTCTCATTGATTAAATACCTTGCTATTTCATCATCTGCAATGGGTTGTAGCCTTGTTTTTTGCATCCTAGATTGTAGGGTGGGCAAAATATCTTCCCAAGAATCGCCCACAAACAAAATAAGTGTTTTTCCTTGTGGCTCTTCGATGAATTTGAGCAATTTATTGGAAGCGGCTATATTCATTTTTTGGGGTTGCCAAACCACCAAGATTTTATAAGAACCCATAAAAGGTCTTAAAGACAAATCTTTGAGAATACTTGCTGCTTCTTTTATATCAATGATACTCTGCTTAGTTTGAAATTCTCCTTCCCGAATCCAGTCATCCATATTGGAATAAGGATTGGCAAGTACCATTTTTCTCCAAGCGGAGAGAAAACTGTTTTTATCGCCATTTTTTTGAGACCTCACCAGTGGAAAACTAAAATGCAAATCGGGATGTTGAAGCTGTGCCGTTAACCGACAGGGCTGACAATCTCCACATGCATCGTTTTCACTGGGGTTTTTACATAGCAAATACTGAGCTACTGCCCAAGCAAATGCAAAACCAGAACCATTCCCAGCATCAGCAATAAACTGAGCATGAGCAATATGCTGATTCTGAACACTATCTAAAAACCGCTGAATATTATGTTCTTGTCCTAATATTTTCTCAAATTGCATATCAAACAAAGATACAATAATTAATGCAAGAGAATGGGATTAGATTGAGATATAAAAATGAAGCCCCTTGCAAGGTTTTATCGCAAGAGGCTTCTGGAGTCATTTTGTTTTATTTATAGGAGGGGTTTATCTGTCGAATACTCCCTCAACTTCGTAGAATATATAAACCATTAAATAGAGTTTGTTTTTTATTTACTAGTAATCATTTGATATTTGTATTGTAAATTTCTTAAAAACAGTACGATGAAAAATTTTATTAAAACATTTATTTTGATCTCCTTCATGGGATCAAACGCATTTGCACAACATCCCTCAAAAAAACATCACCCAAAACGACATCTTGAAACTCTTGATAGAGCTTTAAATTTGTCTGAAGAACAAGAGAAACAGGTTTTAGTTCTTTTTGAGCAGATGAAACCTAATAAAGAAATGCGCTTAGAGAAAAAGGAACAAAGGAAAAAACTTCAAAATGAGTTTTCTAAGTTTCTTTCTAAAAAACAAATGAAGAAGCTTCGTGCAATAAAAAAAGAAGAACGTGCATTGGCATTAAAAAAGCATCAAGAGCATGAGCGCTTAGATGAGATTCCTGAGAATAAAGCTCAAAGGGAAGAAATTCGAGAAAGAATTCAAAAAAGAGTAGTGACTGAGCTGAAGCTAACAGTAGAGCAAAAGAGTCAAATGCAAAAGGTGATGACTGATCATTTTTCTTATCAAGAAGCTTTTATGACTAAAAGAAAGAACTCAATGAAAGAAAAAAAGCGTAAATTCAATGCGGAAATGAAGCAAATTTTATCGACTGAACAATTTGCTAAATTTCAAGAAATGCGAAAAGAAAGACATAAAAACAAAAAGGCTTTTAATTAAAACAAAAAAGTGATTCACAAAGAGAAATATCAATCAAAAAAAGCAACAATCACCACCATGTTACCTCATATCATCGTGGTGGTTTTAGCCTTTTTACTCCCTTTTAGTGTCCGGGAATTTGAAGAAATTAATTGGACAACA
This portion of the Flavobacteriales bacterium genome encodes:
- a CDS encoding aldehyde dehydrogenase, whose protein sequence is MKILNYIDGTHFPAESNEWLENVNPATGSVFSQIASSHKPDVEKAYQAAEKAFPVWSGMSKQERSEILLKISQGITENLEELALAESTDNGKPLKLAKSVDIPRAASNMAFFATAILHDSQKAYEMDGLAINYTQRKPLGVVGCISPWNLPLYLFTWKIAPALAAGNCVVAKPSEVTPYTAFLFSKICQEAGLPVGVLNIVHGLGPNVGQAIVEHPNIKAISFTGGTKTGEQIAKIAAPMFKKLSLELGGKNPVMVFDDCDFDQMIKGVVRSSFANQGQICLCGSRIYVQKGIYDRFIQAFLERVKKLKVGNPLAEDTKVGALVSEPHLEKVMSYIELAQEEGGEILHGGNRVYPEGFEKGFYLEPTVIAELNTCDRVNQEEIFGPVVSIIPFENDTDVLAQANDTQYGLTAVLWTQDLTRAHQLAHQLDTGIVWINTWLLRDLRTPFGGAKNSGVGREGGFKALHFFTEEKNICIRI
- a CDS encoding CoA transferase subunit A, producing the protein MINKTVNNAEEAVKDIQDGMTLMLGGFGLCGIPENSISALVKQGTKELTCISNNAGVDDFGIGLMLQQKQVKKMISSYVGENAEFERQLLSGELEVELIPQGTLAERCRAAGAGIPAFFTPAGVGTEVAEGKETREFNGKTYLMEEAFDADFAIVKAWKGDTAGNLIFKGTARNFNPMMATAGKITIAEVEELVPAGTLDPNQIHTPGIYIQRIFQGVDYEKRIEQRTVRES
- a CDS encoding transglycosylase domain-containing protein; protein product: MEKIKSILNKIWTFLRPLFVKLLALDAEGTARQKLTTRIIRVFWIVITLPLIVISFGLLFASLGWFGDLPTVEDIEHPENNFATEVMSTDGKVLGKYYRENRTPVKFYELPNNLHKALVATEDERFYEHSGIDAYGLSRAVLKRLIGKNTGGASTITQQLAKMLFTGERDKSKLGRLQQKFKEWVISARLERQYTKQEIIAMYFNKFDFIRQAVGIKSASKIYFNKDNPKDLELHECAVLVGMAKNPSMYNPLSRPKRALNRRNTVFGQMLRNGLITEAEKDSLRALPLGLKYTRESHDTGLSTYFREFIRQELTTWCKQNKKPNGEPYNLYSDGLRIHTTIDSRLQAYAEKAVSKHNKELQKTFYKRMSYYKSAPWPWNYSKKKIKKNLEQSKKRTERYRVMKKAGASQKEIDKAFNTKTKMRLYTMKGMVDTVLTPMDSILHMKWFLHHSLMSMDPQTGFVKAWVGGINHSVFKYDNVHQGRRQVGSTFKPFVYATAIDQHNFSPCDMVPNAQVVFEKENWNLRKDWIPKNSDGKYGGEKSLADALANSTNTITAFLMKKVGPKKVIQLARKAGIESEIPSSPSICLGTPDISLFEMVGSYGAFANKGIYTKPIYITKIEDRNGTIIYQYAPETKAVLSEEKAYVMLKLMEGVSKYGSGARLRSKYKFYNPIAGKTGTTQSNKDGWFMGIVPNLVTGVWTGHEDQAIRFRKTKYGQGANMALPIWAEYMKMAYADKTLNISDKSFERPAQKMTIETNCKKKDQDQDNPSFGIDSPDLEF
- a CDS encoding gliding motility lipoprotein GldH → MLKKNILIFLLGMLLYSCGSEVFVSEVKTINSDGWNADESHSFNFDLNEENTKDLDLFIHLQHNNDYRFQNIYFFSKITFPDFSTKKDTLQYYLAEKNGKWMGSGMSNSKTILLHYPLNLRQKGNYKLELTQAMRTEKLTGIEKLAISIEHGKN
- a CDS encoding DNA polymerase III subunit delta' is translated as MQFEKILGQEHNIQRFLDSVQNQHIAHAQFIADAGNGSGFAFAWAVAQYLLCKNPSENDACGDCQPCRLTAQLQHPDLHFSFPLVRSQKNGDKNSFLSAWRKMVLANPYSNMDDWIREGEFQTKQSIIDIKEAASILKDLSLRPFMGSYKILVVWQPQKMNIAASNKLLKFIEEPQGKTLILFVGDSWEDILPTLQSRMQKTRLQPIADDEIARYLINEKNINPNLAEDISVVADGNISLAIRWLQDSEDLQLYSQLFVQWMRLSFQALQKKSLDKLVLWVSEMSKLGRGKQIKFLDFSAQYIRKSFLANYQMDQLSSFRLKDVQFDLSKFSPFIHAQNYQEIIEELELASKHIARNANAKIVFLDLAFKIARNLHRKLKIESNGM